In Littorina saxatilis isolate snail1 linkage group LG8, US_GU_Lsax_2.0, whole genome shotgun sequence, a single genomic region encodes these proteins:
- the LOC138973308 gene encoding arylsulfatase B-like isoform X2: MAKVTMILPYICLLLLMLTPLGESAKKKRKQPNIIFILADDMGWGDVSWADLPEIPTPNLLKLKQEGTEMTQFYVQSKCTPSRAALMTGRYAYKIGAGSTKVYTRNRNNSLDQSLKLLPEYLKDLGYATHMAGKWHLGFCSKKDIPTARGFDTFFGSWTNTKDYFHHDAGGYDWNLNDKPYFAANGTYNTHLITNYTQHILTQHFKDKATKKKPVFFYVSYLAPHKPLMVPRKYIDNTDCKKLKKSEDRKICCGMVNAIDEGIGNITETLKELGKLNDTLIIFTSDNGGSDSVAASNWPLRGSKQTVYEGGTRARTVFYGPKFLGNAPKEYTGLTHVTDILPTLYQVARGNTKRLPAELDGMSIWNKLKRDRPTDRHWMVYNIDSERDLAAIRLKNRTHDFKLVYWKKDRLPGWTGEGDPEELKYRRFRYKAPADYYRLFNMATNPTELEPNATIPDAALLFPEVKQEMKDKMKELWLAEVPRPYWADIPDSGPGRPKNNNGAFGTGDCDVDWV, translated from the exons ATGGCAAAGGTCACAATGATACTCCCCTACATATGCTTACTTCTGCTGATGCTGACGCCCCTGGGCGAATcggcaaaaaaaaagagaaagcagCCCAACATTATCTTCATCTTGGCCGACGACATGGGATGGGGTGACGTCAGCTGGGCCGACTTACCGGAAATCCCTACCCCTAATCTGCTCAAGCTGAAGCAAGAAGGAACGGAGATGACTCAGTTCTACGTCCAGAGCAAGTGTACCCCGTCCCGTGCTGCATTGATGACTGGCAG ATACGCTTACAAGATCGGAGCGGGATCTACAAAAGTGTACACGAGAAACAGGAATAACTCTCTGGATCAAAGCTTGAAGCTGCTGCCAGAGTACCTCAAGGACCTGGGCTATGCCACTCACATGGCCGGAAAATGGCATCTGGGATTCTGCTCCAAGAAAGATATCCCTACTGCAAGAGG CTTCGACACTTTCTTCGGCTCGTGGACCAACACCAAGGACTACTTTCACCACGACGCTGGCGGCTACGACTGGAACTTGAACGACAAGCCTTACTTCGCGGCCAACGGCACGTACAACACACATCTCATCACCAACTACACTcagcacatactgacacagcaCTTCAAGGACAAAGCCACCAAGAAGAAGCCAGTGTTCTTCTACGTGTCTTACCTGGCTCCACACAAGCCGCTGATG GTACCAAGAAAGTATAttgacaacactgactgcaagaAGCTGAAGAAAAGCGAGGATCGTAAAATCTGTTGTGGTATGGTCAACGCTATAGACGAAGGTATAGGGAACATCACTGAAACACTGAAG GAGCTGGGCAAACTGAACGACACGCTCATCATCTTCACCAGTGATAACGGTGGTTCGGACAGCGTTGCTGCCAGCAACTGGCCTCTGAGAGGCAGCAAGCAGACAGTGTATGAG GGCGGTACTCGCGCAAGGACTGTCTTTTACGGGCCAAAGTTTCTGGGCAACGCCCCGAAGGAGTACACTGGCTTGACTCACGTCACCGATATTCTACCTACACTGTACCAGGTAGCCAGGGGCAACACGAAGCGCTTACCCG CCGAGCTGGATGGAATGAGTATCTGGAATAAACTGAAGCGTGACCGACCCACAGACCGTCACTGGATGGTGTACAACATTGACAGTGAAAGGGACCTGGCCGCCATCAGGCTCAAGAACCGCACTCACGACTTCAAGCTGGTGTACTGGAAGAAAGACAG ACTCCCTGGCTGGACAGGCGAAGGGGACCCCGAAGAACTGAAGTATCGGCGGTTCCGCTATAAGGCTCCCGCGGACTACTACCGCCTGTTCAACATGGCGACCAACCCCACGGAACTGGAGCCCAACGCCACCATCCCTGACGCCGCCCTGCTCTTCCCCGAGGTCAAACAGGAGATGAAGGACAAAATGAAG GAGTTGTGGCTGGCCGAAGTGCCGAGACCGTACTGGGCAGACATACCGGACAGCGGACCCGGCcgaccaaaaaacaacaacggtGCTTTCGGCACCGGGGACTGCGATGTTGATTGGGTGTAA
- the LOC138973308 gene encoding arylsulfatase B-like isoform X1, whose product MKGMAKVTMILPYICLLLLMLTPLGESAKKKRKQPNIIFILADDMGWGDVSWADLPEIPTPNLLKLKQEGTEMTQFYVQSKCTPSRAALMTGRYAYKIGAGSTKVYTRNRNNSLDQSLKLLPEYLKDLGYATHMAGKWHLGFCSKKDIPTARGFDTFFGSWTNTKDYFHHDAGGYDWNLNDKPYFAANGTYNTHLITNYTQHILTQHFKDKATKKKPVFFYVSYLAPHKPLMVPRKYIDNTDCKKLKKSEDRKICCGMVNAIDEGIGNITETLKELGKLNDTLIIFTSDNGGSDSVAASNWPLRGSKQTVYEGGTRARTVFYGPKFLGNAPKEYTGLTHVTDILPTLYQVARGNTKRLPAELDGMSIWNKLKRDRPTDRHWMVYNIDSERDLAAIRLKNRTHDFKLVYWKKDRLPGWTGEGDPEELKYRRFRYKAPADYYRLFNMATNPTELEPNATIPDAALLFPEVKQEMKDKMKELWLAEVPRPYWADIPDSGPGRPKNNNGAFGTGDCDVDWV is encoded by the exons GATGGCAAAGGTCACAATGATACTCCCCTACATATGCTTACTTCTGCTGATGCTGACGCCCCTGGGCGAATcggcaaaaaaaaagagaaagcagCCCAACATTATCTTCATCTTGGCCGACGACATGGGATGGGGTGACGTCAGCTGGGCCGACTTACCGGAAATCCCTACCCCTAATCTGCTCAAGCTGAAGCAAGAAGGAACGGAGATGACTCAGTTCTACGTCCAGAGCAAGTGTACCCCGTCCCGTGCTGCATTGATGACTGGCAG ATACGCTTACAAGATCGGAGCGGGATCTACAAAAGTGTACACGAGAAACAGGAATAACTCTCTGGATCAAAGCTTGAAGCTGCTGCCAGAGTACCTCAAGGACCTGGGCTATGCCACTCACATGGCCGGAAAATGGCATCTGGGATTCTGCTCCAAGAAAGATATCCCTACTGCAAGAGG CTTCGACACTTTCTTCGGCTCGTGGACCAACACCAAGGACTACTTTCACCACGACGCTGGCGGCTACGACTGGAACTTGAACGACAAGCCTTACTTCGCGGCCAACGGCACGTACAACACACATCTCATCACCAACTACACTcagcacatactgacacagcaCTTCAAGGACAAAGCCACCAAGAAGAAGCCAGTGTTCTTCTACGTGTCTTACCTGGCTCCACACAAGCCGCTGATG GTACCAAGAAAGTATAttgacaacactgactgcaagaAGCTGAAGAAAAGCGAGGATCGTAAAATCTGTTGTGGTATGGTCAACGCTATAGACGAAGGTATAGGGAACATCACTGAAACACTGAAG GAGCTGGGCAAACTGAACGACACGCTCATCATCTTCACCAGTGATAACGGTGGTTCGGACAGCGTTGCTGCCAGCAACTGGCCTCTGAGAGGCAGCAAGCAGACAGTGTATGAG GGCGGTACTCGCGCAAGGACTGTCTTTTACGGGCCAAAGTTTCTGGGCAACGCCCCGAAGGAGTACACTGGCTTGACTCACGTCACCGATATTCTACCTACACTGTACCAGGTAGCCAGGGGCAACACGAAGCGCTTACCCG CCGAGCTGGATGGAATGAGTATCTGGAATAAACTGAAGCGTGACCGACCCACAGACCGTCACTGGATGGTGTACAACATTGACAGTGAAAGGGACCTGGCCGCCATCAGGCTCAAGAACCGCACTCACGACTTCAAGCTGGTGTACTGGAAGAAAGACAG ACTCCCTGGCTGGACAGGCGAAGGGGACCCCGAAGAACTGAAGTATCGGCGGTTCCGCTATAAGGCTCCCGCGGACTACTACCGCCTGTTCAACATGGCGACCAACCCCACGGAACTGGAGCCCAACGCCACCATCCCTGACGCCGCCCTGCTCTTCCCCGAGGTCAAACAGGAGATGAAGGACAAAATGAAG GAGTTGTGGCTGGCCGAAGTGCCGAGACCGTACTGGGCAGACATACCGGACAGCGGACCCGGCcgaccaaaaaacaacaacggtGCTTTCGGCACCGGGGACTGCGATGTTGATTGGGTGTAA